One stretch of Rhinolophus ferrumequinum isolate MPI-CBG mRhiFer1 chromosome 5, mRhiFer1_v1.p, whole genome shotgun sequence DNA includes these proteins:
- the LOC117021923 gene encoding ADP-ribosyl cyclase/cyclic ADP-ribose hydrolase 1, translated as MDAFLSKDPCSSTERDYQPLLELTNQTVPCNKTLFWSKSSELAHQYTTVQQEMFTLENTLLGYIADGLNWCGDADSSEINYGSCPKMGKQCNDTVFVFWNTVSQRFAENACGVVQVVLNGSISNTFNKNSTFGRVEIYNLRPEKVPTLQAWVMHDIGDRSVACSSSSINDLKLILSNRNIKFTCHDNYRPIKFLQCVKNPEHSSCRSLI; from the exons ATGGATGCATTCCTTTCCAAGGACCCTTGTAGCAGTACAGAACGAGACTACCAACCGCTGCTGGAGCTGACAAATCAAACTGTACCTTGCAACAAG accctcttttggagcaaatcaAGTGAGCTGGCGCATCAGTACACAACTGTCCAGCAGGAGATGTTCACGCTGGAGAACACACTCCTGGGTTACATAGCCGATGGTCTCAACTGGTGTGGAGATGCGGATTCTTCTG AAATAAACTATGGCTCTTGTCCAAAGATGGGGAAACAATGCAACGACACAGTTTTTGTATTCTGGAACACCGTGTCTCAAAGG tttgcagAAAATGCCTGCGGTGTGGTCCAGGTGGTGCTCAATGGGTCCATCAGTAATACCTTTAATAAAAACAg CACTTTTGGACGTGTGGAAATCTATAATTTGCGACCAGAGAAGGTTCCTACACTGCAAGCCTGGGTGATGCATGACATTGGAGATCGCAG tgtCGCATGCTCAAGTTCCTCCATCAATGatctgaaattgattttaagCAACAGGAATATTAAATTTACCTGCCACGATAACTACAG GCCTATAAAGTTTCTTCAGTGTGTGAAAAATCCCGAGCATTCATCGTGCAGATCTTTAATATGA